A DNA window from Fibrobacter sp. UWR3 contains the following coding sequences:
- the rpsG gene encoding 30S ribosomal protein S7 produces MSRRRKALHRSILPDPRFKSTLVTELVGVVLKQGKKTIAEQIVYTALDELDKKLEGKETALEKFELCLENIKPRVEVKSRRVGGANYQVPMEVAPDRAKALALRWLLEAARNRNEPNMADRLAAELVAAKNGEGNAVRKKNDTHKMAEANKAFAHFRF; encoded by the coding sequence ATGTCTAGAAGAAGAAAGGCTCTCCATCGCTCCATCCTCCCGGATCCGCGTTTCAAGTCCACTCTCGTGACCGAACTCGTCGGTGTCGTGCTCAAGCAGGGCAAGAAGACCATCGCCGAACAGATCGTTTACACCGCCCTCGATGAACTCGACAAGAAGCTCGAAGGCAAGGAAACCGCTCTCGAGAAGTTCGAACTCTGCCTCGAAAACATCAAGCCGCGCGTCGAAGTCAAGTCCCGCCGCGTCGGTGGTGCGAACTACCAGGTTCCTATGGAAGTCGCTCCGGACCGCGCCAAGGCTCTCGCCCTCCGCTGGCTCCTCGAAGCCGCCCGCAACCGCAACGAACCCAACATGGCCGACCGCCTTGCTGCCGAACTCGTTGCTGCCAAGAACGGTGAAGGCAACGCTGTCCGCAAGAAGAACGATACGCACAAGATGGCCGAAGCCAACAAGGCTTTCGCCCACTTCCGTTTCTAA
- a CDS encoding FISUMP domain-containing protein, with the protein MKSLSVILGCACCAFLLACSDDGSTTAVLDNPYADDTYSSSEALSDTSGSGRSSSSSLIPSSCSARDFSSGVERSSSSEKVQSSSGEKPGVSSSSVASSESNPQASSSSSAPAERPESSSSSVDSGDSTLTYERECGALVDARDGHTYCTVTIGTQTWMGENLNYDVPGSACIRDSLANCEKFGRLYTYAQAMGRAENECGPGWMCKGNFPLSPGICPEGWTVPTQKDWLTLEAYVDKHNGSEPVYISLMAKPEDSKRDDITIGSDLSGFRILVSGIYDPTVESFSDSTVGFWSSTEESVNHAYRFGFDLYNFDIFDLQLPAWKKAYRYVRCIRNKE; encoded by the coding sequence ATGAAAAGTTTATCTGTAATTCTCGGTTGCGCCTGCTGTGCGTTCCTGCTTGCCTGTAGCGATGATGGTTCTACGACCGCCGTCCTGGACAATCCCTACGCAGACGATACGTATTCTTCGAGCGAGGCGCTTTCGGACACTTCGGGTTCCGGGCGTTCTTCATCAAGCTCGTTGATTCCCTCGTCATGTTCTGCGCGGGATTTTTCGAGCGGTGTCGAGCGTTCCTCTTCCAGCGAGAAGGTTCAGTCCTCTTCTGGCGAAAAGCCGGGCGTTTCCTCGAGCAGTGTTGCTTCTTCCGAATCCAATCCGCAGGCATCCAGCAGTTCCAGCGCTCCTGCGGAACGGCCCGAAAGTTCCTCCAGTTCTGTGGATTCAGGCGATTCCACCCTCACGTACGAGCGTGAATGCGGGGCGCTGGTGGATGCCCGCGACGGTCACACGTATTGCACGGTGACAATCGGGACGCAGACCTGGATGGGGGAGAACCTGAATTACGATGTTCCCGGGTCCGCGTGCATCAGGGACAGTCTCGCCAATTGCGAAAAGTTCGGGCGGCTGTACACGTATGCCCAGGCGATGGGCCGCGCCGAGAATGAATGTGGCCCGGGCTGGATGTGCAAGGGGAACTTCCCGCTGTCGCCGGGGATATGCCCGGAAGGCTGGACTGTCCCGACCCAGAAGGATTGGTTGACGCTGGAGGCCTACGTCGACAAGCACAATGGAAGCGAACCTGTGTATATAAGCCTGATGGCGAAACCCGAAGACAGCAAGCGTGACGATATCACCATAGGGTCTGACCTTTCCGGATTCCGCATTCTTGTGTCGGGCATCTACGACCCGACGGTAGAGTCGTTCTCCGATAGCACTGTCGGGTTCTGGTCGTCTACCGAGGAAAGCGTGAACCACGCCTATCGTTTCGGTTTTGACCTGTACAACTTCGATATATTTGACCTGCAGCTCCCGGCATGGAAGAAGGCGTACCGCTACGTGCGCTGCATCCGGAACAAGGAATAG
- the rpsL gene encoding 30S ribosomal protein S12, whose amino-acid sequence MPTIQQLVRNGREQISNKTASVALKSCPQKRGVCTRVYTSTPKKPNSALRKIARVRLSNKMEVTAYIPGEGHNLQEHSIVLIRGGRVKDVPGVRYHIIRGALDTQAVNGRQNGRSKYGVKKKGAAPAKK is encoded by the coding sequence GTGCCTACTATTCAACAGCTCGTCCGCAACGGACGTGAACAGATCAGCAACAAGACCGCTTCCGTGGCCTTGAAGTCCTGCCCGCAGAAGCGTGGCGTTTGCACCCGTGTCTACACCAGCACTCCGAAGAAGCCGAACTCTGCTCTTCGTAAGATTGCCCGTGTGCGTCTTTCCAACAAGATGGAAGTTACGGCTTACATCCCCGGCGAAGGACACAACCTCCAGGAACACTCCATCGTGCTCATCCGCGGTGGCCGTGTGAAGGATGTTCCGGGTGTTCGTTACCACATCATCCGTGGCGCCCTGGATACCCAGGCCGTTAACGGTCGCCAGAACGGTCGTTCCAAGTATGGTGTTAAGAAGAAAGGCGCCGCTCCGGCAAAGAAGTAA